TGTAACAACACTACTAAGTTCACATACATGTAACACTTGTGGTGTAGTAGGAGTATCTTCATCAGGTGTGGTTTGCATAGGGAACTGGAGGAGACAAGTAATAGTACATACTGCTATGTCCCTATTAAATCAAACGGTTAAACCATCTGTGCAATTAAATCAAATTTCAGTTAGACAAAAAAAAATCCTTCAACAACCAACACTTACGGCACATGAGATTAAATCTTACCTCACCAAGATATGACAAGCAGACATGAACAAGGCAATGCCATCAACATGCGACGGAAATCAAACAGTTTCTGCCCCACTCAAGGCCATGCCAGCAACATGCGACGGAAATCAAACAGTTTCTGCCCCACTCAAGGCCATGCCAGCAACATGCAACAGAAATCAAACAGTTTCTGCCCCACTCAAGGCCATGCCAGCAACATGCGACGGAAATCAAGATTTTAATTCAACATTGTTTGATACATTGTATTTCTAATTTAAAGTTATATTGTATATTCTGTTTTTGCTGTAattttatgttgaattttaatcgaataaaatcaatcaatcaatcaatttctgCCCCACTCAAGGCCATGCCAGCAACATGCAATGGAAATCAAACAGTTTCTGCCCCACTCAAGGCCATGCCAGCAACATGCGATGGAAATCAAACAGTTTCTGCCCCACTCAAGGCCATGCCAGCAACATGCGACGGAAATCAAACAGTTTCTGCCCCACTCAAGGCCATGCCAGCAACATGCGACGGAAATCAAACAGTTTCTGCCCCACTCAAGGCCATGCCAGCAACATGCAACAGAAATCAAACAGTTTCTGCCCCACTCAAGGCCATGCCAGCAACATGCAACAGAAATCAAACAGTTTCTGCCCCACTCAAGGCCATGCCAGCAACATGCGACGGAAATCAAACAGTTTCTGCCCCACTCAAGGCCATGCCAGCAACATGCGACGGAAATCAAACAGtttcatatatttttatatatgcttatttttcaatttctcttTAAATATGTATATAGATTATTTCTTGATTCTGTATTGAATTTAGTGCGCTTTTCTTATTATATAATATATGTTTTTATaattggaccccaatggaaataagcccccttttggaggctttcttgggtaatccaagattttaattcaacattgtttgatacattgtatttgtaatttaaagttatattgtatattctgtttttgctgtaattttatgttgaattttaattgaataaaatcaatcaatcaatttctgCCCCACTCAAGGCCATGCCAGCAACATGCAACAGAATCAAACAGTTTCTGCCCCACTCAAGGCCATGCCAGCAACATGCAACAGAAATCAAACAGTTTCTGCCCCACTCAAGGCCATGCCAGCAACATGCAACAGAAATCAAACAGTTTCTGCCCCACTCAAGGCCATGCCAGCAACATGCGACGGAAATCAAATAGTTTCTGCCCCACTCAAGGCCATGCCAGCAACATGCAACAGAAATCAAACAGTTTCTGCCCCACTCAAGGCCATGCCAGCAACATGCAACAGAAATCAAACAGTTTCTGCCCCACTCAAGGCCATGCCAGCAACATGCAACAGAAATCAAACAGTTTCTGCCACACTCAAGGCCATGCCAGCAACATGCAACAGAAATCAAACAGTTTCTGCCCCACTCAAGGCCATGCCAGCAACATGCAACAGAAATCAAACAGTTTCTGCCCCACTCAAGGCCATGCCAGCAACATGCAACAGAAATCAAACAGTTTCTGCCCCACTCAAGGCCATGCCAGCAACATTCGACGGCAAAACCAATCAGTTTCTGCCCCAATGAGCAAGGCCATGCCAACAACATGTTATAGACAAGGCAATAACACTCCAACGAAGTCAACGACATATGTACACAATAACACGACTCCAGTGAAATTTACAGAAGGTGAGTGATAAGAGCATTATGAATATTGAAGTGTTACGCTAGAGAAGAACAGGTATATGCTAAACTAATATAATCTGCAGCAGTGAATATCATGCAGTTGATTCAAACTCATAAACATGGGGACAGACAAACATTAGCGCTTCTGAGTATAACCATCCCGTATCAGCAGTGAACACTGATGATAGCTTGACTTGAATGCAGCAGCTACGACTATGGAATAATTAAAGATCAACCTAGTCATGTTAGGGAACAAACTGTTTCATAGTGGTGTGTTATATATATGTGATAGGGAAAATGCCAACATCTGTGTCACTCAAGAGACTACACATATTACTACTATCACAATAGATGCTACACAACAAGGTAATTACTGCTCAAAGGCAGAATGACATTACCCTTTCCTGTAAAGGTAGAGAATACCACCACACTCATCCAAGAAATTCCAAACAGACCAAAAAACCCATGTTTTACATATGCTCCTTGCAAATAGTAAATGTATCAGTGCAGTTAGTAAATACACTTGATAATTTGGTCAGTTTTTGCTCTGGTGACTGAAGAATTCAAATGACATAAAGACTCACCAACCAACACTGAAGGCAGATGAAATCAGATCTTGCCTCAACAAAATATGACAATCCCATCATGTCCGTTTTCATAATGGTGTGTTGTTTATATGTGATAGGGAAAGTGCCAACATCTGTGTCACTCAAGAGACTACACATATTACTACTATCACAATAGATGCTGCACAACAAGGTGCAGCGGATTACTGAGGAAATAAACAAAGATATTACACTATTTATTTTCATAGCGGTGTGATATCAAATCTCACCTCACCAAGATACGACAATCACATCATGTCCGTTTTCATAATGGTGTGTTGTTTATAAGTGATAGGGAAAGTGCCAACATCTGTGTCACTCAAGATGCTACACATATTACTACTATCACATATTACTACTATCACAATAGATGCTACACAACAAGGTGCAGCGCTGAGGAAATAAACAAAGATATTACACTATTTATTTTCATAGCTGTGTGATATCAAATCTCACCTCACCAAGATACGACAATCACATCATGTCTGTTTTCATAATGGTGTGTTGTTTATAAGTGATAGGGAAAGTGCCAACATCTGTGTCACTCAAGAGACTACACATATTACTACTATCACAATAGATGCTAACAACAAGGTGCAGAGGATTACTGAGGAAATAAACAAAGATATTACACTATTTATTTTCATAGCGGTGTGATATCAAATCTCACCTCACCAAGATACGACAATCACATCATGTCTGTTTTCATAGTGGTGTGTTGTTTATATGTGATAGGGAAAGTGCCAACATCTGTGTCACTCAAGAGACTACACATATTACTACTATCACAATAGATGCTACACAACAAGGTGCAGCGGATTACTGAGGAAATAAACAAAGATATTACACTATTTATTTTCATAGCGGTGTGATATCAAATCTCACCTCACCAAGATACGACAATCACATCATGTCTGTTTTCATAGTGGTGTGTTGTTTATATGTGATAGGGAAAGTGCCAACATCTGTGTCACTCAAGATGCTACACATAATTACTACTATCACAATAGATGCTACACAACAAGGTGCAGCGCTGAGGAAATAAACAAAGATATTACACTATTTATTTTCATAGCGGTGTGATATCAAATCTCACCTCACCAAGATACGACAATCACATCATGTCTGTTTTCATAATTTATATGTGATAGGGAAAGTGCCAACATCTGTGTCACTCAAGAGACTACACATATTACTACTATCACAATAGATGCTACACAACAAGGTGCAGCGGATTACTGAGGAAATAAACAAAGATATTACACTATTTATTTTCATAGCGGTGTGATATCAAATCTCACCTCACCAAGCGCCAACATCTGTGTCACTCAAGAGACTACACATATTGCTACTGTcacaataagcctttttgaagtatggcgggcacaaaaggagagggcgtactttggtttgagtaaacttttgtcagctgagaaagtATACAAAGGTTTACTCAAACCAAAGtatgccctctccttttgtgcccgccatacttcaaaaaggcttatagATGCTTAACAACAAGGTGATTACTTAGGAAGTACAGACCTAATCCTATATTCTTATTCAATATACCTCAAATGTCAATATCAAAGCAAAACGTGTTAGTCATACCTAACTTAACACTCATCCGCAAGTTCTATCTGACTACATAGTGTTCAGTCTAGTAATTTTAGCATCCATTTTGTTTCCTCTCATGTCTTTCATGGTCTTTAGGACAATTAGCCATGGATTGATGCATGTTTCACTTTCAGATGCTGACCAGTAGAGACCTTTTGGAACATAGAATTACGGGTAAAGTGAATGATGATTCAGTTGACTGGACATTGTATACCAAGCGATAGCCGCCCTGTGCTACATATCAACTTTAGACATCCTTATCCATCTGTGTCTGTATTGATATAGAAATCAGACAAgtgcatattttatttttgtttcttttcttttctgtacGTGTTTGTTCTTTTTTTAATGCAGGGAGCCTTGGTACAAGTTACAGAAGATGATACGCTGAACAACTTAAGGAATACACCTGCATATGGGATTATTATTGATGAATCCACAGACGTGCCCACAATGAAAACCCTGGCAATATGGGCATGCTACCTGAAACAAGGGATACCAACAACAGTGTTTATGGGAAATATAGAAGCTCCAGATGCAACAGCTGCTGGAATTGGGTCTACACTTGTAGGTTTCTTGGAAGCAAAGAAGGTGCCTCTGAAAATGCTCTTTGGTTTGGGATCAGATGGAGCCAGCGTAAGAAAGTGTCCCCATAAACTTGATCAAGACCGCAGAGAAGTGATTCATAAGCAATTCTGGGAGATGGACTATGACAGGCGCCATGCATGGACTCACTCACAAGTATGTGTGCAAGATACCAAAAGATCAAGCCTGGTTACAAAAACTGAGAGCCGATCTTGTTCCAGGTACTACTTTCTTCCAGACTGCACAGGAGAGGATCAAAGCGTGTGCCAGACATTCTTCCTCCGTACACTTGGTTACAAGAATGACAAGATCGTCAAGAGCATCTATTCTTCAAGACAGCGCATGCAGGATCCATCTCAACATCAGCTGACCAGCGTGGAAAACATGCCCCTGCTAATAAGCTttgtaatgactcaaggccatgCCAGCAACATGCGACGGACAAAACCAATCAGTTTCTGCCCCAATGAGCAAGGCCATGCCAACAACATGTTATAGACGAGGCAATAACGCTCCAACAAAGTCAACGACATATGTACACAATAACAACACGACTCCAGTGAAATTTACAGAAGGTGAGTGATAAGAGCATTATGAATATTGAAGTGTTACGCTAGAGAAGAACAGGTATATGCTAAACTAATATAATCTGTAGCAGTGAATATCATGCAGTTGATTCAAACTCATAAACATGGGGACAGACAAACATTAGCGCTTCAGAGTATAACCATCCCGTATCAGCAGTGAACACTGATGATAGCTTGACTTGAATGCAGCAGCTAGGACTATGGAATAATTAAAGATCAACATAGTCATGTTAGGGAACAAACTGTTTCATAGTGGTGTGTTATATATATGTGATAGGGAAAGTGCCAACATCTGTGTCACTGAATAGACTACACATATTACTACTATCACAATAGATGCTTAACAACAAGGTAATTACTGCTCAAACCCTTTCCTGTAAAGATAGAGAATACCACACTCATCCAAGAAATTCCAAACAGACCAAAAAACCCATGTTTTACATATTATGCTCCTTGCAAATAGTAAATGTATCGGTGCATTTAGTAAATACACTTGATAATTTGGTCAGTTTTGCTCTGGTGACTGAAGAATTCAATTGACATAAAGACTCACCAACCAACACTGAAGGCAGATGCAGCTGATAAAAGACCACATTTCATTATACCATCCTGCAGTAAGTCAGTATAGGAGAGCACATGCCCCAAATCGGAGATACCTGCCATCCGATAAAGCTATACACAGACTTCCAAACAAAGTATCCCAACGTTTGTAAGAAGGCGTGCTATCGGAAAGTGTTAAATTCAATGAACATTGGGTTTGGGAAACTAGGAGAGGAAGAACGCTAAGTTTGCACAGCTTTACAAATGCATACAGCAAATAATGGATATGATTTAGAATATGAGACTGACTGCATAACATGCATGGAAATGAAACACCATCTAGAAAGAACTCGTGAAGTGAGACATAAGTAATAGATGGTTGTGCCTTGCAACATGCAAAAGGTAATCATGCTGCCGACGGAGGATGCCGGGTATCAAAAGCTCTGTTTTTACAAGACGGCTTGTGCAGTTTCACAAAACATTTGTGCAGCTAAGAGAAAAGAGGAAGGGAGGGCAGCCTGCCATCGGGGTCATATGGAATGAGAGCCAGTCAGGCAGGAATGCAGAAGATGTAGCTTGTACCTTCATGAAGTTCCCCAATGTCAGAGACAAGAAGCGTGTCATACAATGTATATGGATAACTGCAGTGCCCAGAACAAGAACTGGACTATCTTTACCGCCATGGTAGATGAAGTGAATAGGCCCGGAGGCCAAGAGGAAATCATATCTAAATACTTTGAAAAGGGCCACACCTTAATATCGGCGGACAGCTTCCACCATCTCATCGAGAAAGGCATGCGAGATAGGTAGGCTGTTTATGATGCAGACGACTTACAGAGTATTGTAGATGAAATGCAGGTAGAGGACTTTATACTATATGAGAATGGGGTCAACACAAAGAAGTTCAGCAACAAAACAATTTGTGATATGATGCTAACCACTTTTGTACAGACACTGGCTTGAGagataaaatcaaattttgtcatGAATGTTTCAACATAGTAAACTTCATTGAAATTATGGTTTGGTGCCTAATTTTTAATGACATATTTTGAAGTTATGATGTAGAAAAAAAGAGTTGCAATTGTCTGTTctttgtttttgtacattaaaataTGTTAAACAGCTCATGTAAATAAAACCTTGTGTACTTAGTCCCTTTTTCATTATTTGTCACTACATTTTTTACAGAAAACCACAGCAAAAGGCCTAACTTACATTTTgagcaaaaaacaaacattttgcaagAATAAAGTTTATTGGCCAATGCACAATAAACAGATTTACCCCCTGCGAAATAGCCTAGCCCAATATTGTTGTTTGGGTTTCTATGCTTAGGTGCAGTATTCTTAAAGTCCAATCAGCATCAAGGCCTATTGTCTGAAGCAGCCAATATGATTTGTCGATCGCCCAGCATTGTAAGCCTAATTCCCAGGAAATAAGCACACACAATTCTGTTTTACTGTCGGCTAATATCGAGTACTTTACTAGATTTGAAGTTTGACTGTAATGAGAATTTGTCTGAAGTATTATTATGGGAAAGAAAAGAATGGTTCGTCGAAAGGAACGAAATGAAGTGCAGCTAGCGCTAATTTAGTTCAGGTTGAGACACAACCCCGGAGACAAACACATGCTCCAGGCACGGGCAAAGAGGAATATAACAGAAAGGTCCGCAACTACATCTAGAAACACCGCGGAGAGCGACGATGGCATGAATCAGGTCATTGGTGTGGACAGCGCTAGCGGTAACGAGACACATGGTAGACAGGAGTAGAATTCAGCACCGATGGTACAGCAGCCGGTGATTAGCGTACACGCATTGCAGGAGCCGTAAGGCGAGTATCAGGCCCTGATGGGAGCTGGAAATTACATTAACCAACCCAACCAAGTGCCGGCAGCAGTGGGGCAAGCCGCTCAACCACCAAATTGGGGTTACAAATAAAAAGGAGTTTACTCTTACTCCGACAGATGATTTGCAAAATTCGAGTGgcatgtgctttattttgtatgggGGTAAATGCTTTTTACATCTTATTTGCCAAGAAAATAATGTATTGAAATAAGTTTTCATTTGAAACACCCATCAGGACAATTTTGGGAGGCtaaaagaaaaatacattttctcccataactcaaaaacatggaATTGTTAGTTAGGCCCTTTTGCCGTGGAGGGGCAGTGTACTGCTACggccttgttttgcaaagctggtctactaaaaaggtcttCATGCATTGAACTGTGTATTTCATGGTGATTTCTCGCAATACTTCAAAAAAGCTGATGCACAGTTATTTATTAACCTCTTTATTTTAACTTTGTATTTGCAGAAAGTGGTATTGATATTCAACCCTTTAAGTTCATTGATGACTCCAGTGTGACTCAGCTTCTGCCAAAACTTCTGTAAGAAGCAACCTGAAAATTGTCTTTGAAGTTGCCTGACAAAAATATGCAAGCAGCCCAGCTTAGACAGAAACGGGTATAATATACAACACCAAGGCACACAGAAAAGCCTTCAGAACTGGAGATTTTATGTGGCTCAAATGTGCAATCTCTTCATTGGCAGATAAAGCAACAACTCACCAGTTCATTATGAAATCGCAGTCGGCTTATTCGCGAGATTGGAAAAACAATTTAAAAGCtagatctgaagccaaagtgctGCTTGACTTAGCAGAAAATTAATAGTTTTGCATGCCAAGAAACCATACAAAGCTCCACTGAGAGACAAAACATACCACTCTCGATCCATTTGTAGTGTATTACAGAATGGAAGAGAATGCAGAACTACAGTGCATCAATACTTGCATTATTAGCGATGAACATGACCTTCAACAATGCATTAATTATTATCAAATCTAATACCATATCTGAAGGAAAGACTACCCGAGCTTGATGTAATCCACTACTTCAGCGATGGTGCAGGAGGTCaatataaaaattgtaaaaaccTTTGCTGCCATGAGAAGTATTTTGGAATCAAAAACTGAATGTAATTTTTTCGCCACCTCTCATGGCAAGTATCCCAGTGATGGGATCGGAGGAACTGTAAAAAGATTAGTTTGAGGAGCATGCAACCTATACAACCACTTGCTAAATCCAGTTGATCTTCAAATAAGGCTTAATACTCAGCTCATGATTGTGAAGATATGATTCGTAAGTTGGAATATTTTCAATAAATCTTCTTTTGCAATACATGCATACGAGGTCATGCAGTAAACTACTCTATTACCAAATGTGCAGTAAACCACCCTATTATACCAATAAGGCTTAATACTCAACTCATGATTGTGAAGATGCGATTCAGAAGttggaatattttttacaatacaTGCATACGGGATCGTGCAGTAAACAActttcttagctcaccaagaaattTGCGCCCGCGGTTGCTGAAGTACTGCTGCCTTACGTCTTTAGATCAAACAACAGAACACATACCACATGTAGAGTGCTACATATTGCTTGCAAAGCTGGTGTTAAAGGTTATCCATTCTTGGGATATTTTCAAAGTCATATGCCTAAGGTACCCTTGATATACAAAAATGTAACACTCACATTGTTACTTTGTTTTGTGTATATCAAACTGAAATAGGGAGATGATGGCAATTCAGAGGGAGGAGATCAAGATGATGAAAATGAGGTTGAAGTTGATAAGGTAAGCAACAGATAGATGTTacgaaacattttgaaaaaaaagttagAGTGCCCTCACAAAATGTCTGAATATACCTTTAAattaaagttatgtatattataacaaTATTGACAAAGAtaatttgtggtcatgttttctaATATCACACTTTTATTGCAGTTTATACTGATCACATTGCTGATTACATGCACTGCATTGGAATAATTATAACAtcgaatattttcaaaatatatattgaaaATATTCGATATAGTTACGGAGATGCATCCAGTCCTGACATATTTGGAGTCCCGATTAGTTTAACAATTGATTGAACTCATTTTAGCATGTTACTATGAGGGGAAATATAGGCAAGGAAATGTATGATGCTGCCAGTCTCAAATCTGTCTTTTCAAATGGCCAAGTTCTTTTCATAACATGTCAAAATCATAATCTTCGCCACTGATAACTATTAGTTCAACAATTGATTGAACTCATATTAGAGTGTAACTATGCGGGGAAATATAGGCAAGGAAATGTATGATGCTGGCAGTCTCAAGTCTGTCTTTTCAAATGGCCATGTTTCTTTCACAACATGTCAAAATCATAATCTTCGCCACTGATAACTATTAGTTCAACAATTGATTGAACTCATTTTAGAGTGCAATTATGAGGGGAAATATAGGCAAGGAAATGTATGATGCTGGCAGTCTCAAATCTGTCTTTTCAAATGGCCAAGTTCTTTTCATAACATGTCAAAATCATAATCTTCGCCACTGATAACTATTAGTTCAACAATTGATTGAACTCATATTAGAGTGTAACTATGAGGGGAAATATAGGCAAGGAAATGTATGATGCTGGCAGTCTCAAGTCTGTCTTTTCAAATGGCCATGTTTCTTTCACAACATGTCAAAATCATAATCTTCGCCACTGATAACTATTAGTTCAACAATTGATTGAACTCATTTTAGAGTGCAATTATGAGGGGAAATATAGGCAAGGAAATGTATGATGCTGGCAGTCTCAAATCTGTCTTTTCAAATGGCCAAGTTCTTTTCATAACATGTCAAAATCATAATCTTCGCCTCTGATAACTATTAGTTCAACAATTGATTGAACTCATATTAGAGTGTAACTATGAGGGGAAATATAGGCAAGGAAATGTATGATGCTGGCAGTCTCAAGTCTGTCTTTTCAAATGGCCATGTTTCTTTCACAACATGTCAAAATCATAATCTTCGCCACTGATAACTATTAGTTCAACAATTGATTGAACTCATTTTAGAGTGCAATTATGAGGGGAAATATAGGCAAGGAAATGTATGATGCTGGCAGTCTCAAATCTGTCTTTTCAAATGGCCAAGTTCTTTTCATAACGGGTCAAGATAGGGATCATAAGCTTCACCACTGATATCTGGTCTTCAGAGGGAAAGTCCCAAATAAGCCTAACTGTACACTGGATTGATGAAGAATTTCTGCATTTATGATGCAGAATACTTGTAATATGTCAGACAACTCAGACGACGATAGCAACCATGCATTACTAGAAATGAAGTCATACTCCTCCACTGGATCGATCAAACAACGAAGAAGAGGATATGGTGATACCTGGTATCAGGGCTCATCAGTTTGAGCCTCTTGCATACCAAGCCGCCGGCCAGCAGATAAACCAAGTTGTACAAAATGATGCAGAATTGTATCTTGGATGAAAAGATAGAGCTAAAGAAGAGTGGTGAGTCATCCTTTTTATCTACAAAAACCTACCTCGGAACTTGTATAATCCGGCGCACCTCTACACTTCCCAAGCCACCAGCCCGTTCGTGGCAATTGCCATTGAAACATGGTAGTGttttattggggtttttttttgtttgtttacaaaaaCTTTGACAAGAAATAAGAGAAGACATTTCCTGTATAAGAATAAAGACATATGGTGGGGCTCCCATCTGGGATAGAGGTCAAGGAGCCTCATAGTTATGGTATTGAGACCATGGATGCCATTTTGGCGGTGAGGGGGAATCTGGTATTGAAGTAGTCTGATGAAACAATTAAATAAGCACGCTTGGCTACCTGGACCTGGTTGTGTCCATGCAACGCAGACATCATAAGATATAATTATTTTGGAGATAGACTACTAGAATTTTTTTGTGGATTTAAAAATCCACATTTAACAGTCTATATTCTTTGATTATTTCAAGAAATGTCTTGCTAAGGATATGAATGAGGGCATACTCCCTACCTACAATCAGAAAGAAATGTGGGCTGAGTGATAATTATTTTTACAACAATGCTTCAGAGTTCACACAGTAAGTTGAAAAATAAAATGGGAAGATCAttacaaaagaaagaaaacaaactgGAGAAAGCTGCAAATAAATGCTCATGGGGGACATTTTGATATTTATGAAGAACTATGTGTGATGAGGCTAGGAAATCAGTACATCTGGCTGTGATTGGGGTGGGGGATTACAACATAATTAGAATTATAATTTTCAGATGAATATAAGAACTTATGTG
This genomic window from Amphiura filiformis unplaced genomic scaffold, Afil_fr2py scaffold_87, whole genome shotgun sequence contains:
- the LOC140144844 gene encoding LOW QUALITY PROTEIN: uncharacterized protein (The sequence of the model RefSeq protein was modified relative to this genomic sequence to represent the inferred CDS: deleted 3 bases in 2 codons), which translates into the protein MQLIKDHISLYHPAVSQYRRAHAPNRRYLPSDKAIHRLPNKMVVPCNMQKVIMLPRRMPGIKSSVFTRRLVQFHKTFVQLREKRKGGQPAIGVIWNESQSGRNAEDVACTFMKFPNVRDKKRVIMYMDNCSAQNKNWTIFTAMVDEVNRPGGQEEIISKYFEKGHTLISADSFHHLIEKGMRDRKPQQKGDDGNSEGGDQDDENEVEVDKIECTALLQMDDSAMKNYISAYGDRLDAVAFCRLQDREDGSSESSVIGRLRKKYGKRNQKRKEADDRRPCNK